A genomic window from Pseudonocardia broussonetiae includes:
- a CDS encoding TetR/AcrR family transcriptional regulator, with the protein MPTAARERLLDAADRLFHAEGARAVGVERLLAESGVGRASFYRHFPGKDDLVVAVLERRLARWRSAFAASVESRGGGVAAVFEELADQVVAPGFRGCPAINAIIEAADAGSATHALGAAHKEALVAWLTPLAGDEERARQVLLLVDGALVTALREPGGAPVRRAAEIAARLADL; encoded by the coding sequence ATGCCGACCGCCGCCCGCGAGCGCCTGCTCGACGCCGCCGACCGCCTGTTCCACGCCGAGGGGGCCCGCGCGGTCGGGGTGGAGCGGCTGCTCGCGGAGTCCGGCGTCGGCCGGGCGTCGTTCTACCGGCACTTCCCGGGCAAGGACGACCTGGTCGTCGCGGTGCTGGAGCGGCGCCTGGCCCGCTGGCGCTCGGCCTTCGCGGCCTCCGTCGAGTCCCGCGGCGGCGGGGTGGCCGCGGTGTTCGAGGAGCTCGCCGACCAGGTCGTCGCGCCGGGCTTCCGCGGCTGCCCCGCGATCAACGCGATCATCGAGGCGGCCGACGCCGGCAGCGCCACGCACGCGCTCGGCGCGGCGCACAAGGAGGCGCTGGTGGCGTGGCTGACCCCGCTGGCCGGTGACGAGGAGCGCGCGCGGCAGGTGCTGCTCCTCGTCGACGGTGCCCTGGTCACGGCCCTGCGCGAGCCCGGCGGCGCTCCCGTCCGGCGGGCGGCGGAGATCGCTGCCAGGCTGGCCGACCTCTGA
- a CDS encoding DUF899 domain-containing protein — translation MVDHRTGTRDEWLAERRELLEAEKEHTRRGDELAARRRELPWVRVEQEYAFTTGAGTANLADLFGGRSQLLVYHFMFPGCPSCASLVDGVDASTVHLENHDVAVVAVCRSPIDELTAFRERMGWRIPFASSADSSFNHDFGVSVTDEQLRDGAEYNFAPLPSVPADELGHWPRDFPGISAFAREGDEVFHTYSAYARGGDGLWSMYQWLDRTPLGRRDDPGGPWFRLRDEY, via the coding sequence ATGGTCGATCACCGCACCGGTACCCGGGACGAGTGGCTCGCCGAGAGGAGGGAGCTGCTGGAGGCCGAGAAGGAGCACACCCGCCGCGGCGACGAGCTCGCCGCCCGGCGCCGGGAGCTGCCGTGGGTGCGCGTGGAGCAGGAGTACGCCTTCACCACCGGCGCGGGCACCGCGAACCTGGCCGACCTCTTCGGCGGCCGGTCGCAGCTGCTCGTCTACCACTTCATGTTCCCCGGCTGCCCGAGCTGCGCGTCACTGGTCGACGGCGTCGACGCCAGCACGGTGCACCTGGAGAACCACGACGTCGCGGTGGTCGCGGTCTGCCGCTCGCCGATCGACGAGCTGACCGCGTTCCGCGAGCGGATGGGGTGGCGCATCCCGTTCGCGTCCTCGGCGGACAGCTCCTTCAACCACGACTTCGGCGTCTCGGTCACCGACGAGCAGCTCCGCGACGGGGCGGAGTACAACTTCGCGCCGCTGCCCTCTGTGCCGGCCGACGAGCTGGGTCACTGGCCCCGCGACTTCCCGGGCATCAGCGCGTTCGCCCGCGAGGGCGACGAGGTGTTCCACACCTACTCCGCCTACGCCCGCGGCGGCGACGGCCTGTGGTCGATGTACCAGTGGCTCGACCGCACGCCGCTCGGGCGCCGCGACGACCCCGGCGGGCCGTGGTTCCGGCTGCGCGACGAGTACTGA
- a CDS encoding phosphatase PAP2 family protein yields MTDHDGAAPAGLDRHLPEPGPRHVRTALTAVLLLLAAGAAMWAALDGVGPARFDARLLGEAVETRTGGLNTAAVTLTTVGNTFAMAVLATLTGIWCWTRGRRSDAVFVVTAMAGAVLLFRGVKVLVDRPRPPAVTQVVRETNESLPSGHATMSTVVIGSLVVLAWAGRSALARVAMVAAAALWVGAVGATRVYLGVHWFSDVVSGWLLGAAWLVACVAVWRWWRRRTHPTAAPA; encoded by the coding sequence ATGACCGACCACGACGGCGCGGCACCCGCCGGGCTCGATCGCCACCTGCCCGAGCCCGGGCCGCGCCACGTGCGCACCGCGCTCACCGCCGTGCTCCTGCTGCTGGCGGCCGGGGCGGCGATGTGGGCGGCGCTCGACGGGGTCGGCCCGGCGCGGTTCGACGCCCGGCTGCTCGGCGAGGCGGTCGAGACCCGCACCGGCGGGCTGAACACCGCCGCGGTCACGCTGACGACGGTCGGCAACACGTTCGCGATGGCCGTGCTCGCCACGCTCACCGGGATCTGGTGCTGGACGCGCGGACGGCGGTCGGACGCGGTGTTCGTCGTCACCGCGATGGCCGGGGCGGTCCTGCTGTTCCGCGGGGTCAAGGTGCTGGTCGACCGGCCGCGGCCGCCGGCCGTCACGCAGGTGGTCCGGGAGACGAACGAGTCGCTGCCCTCGGGGCACGCCACGATGTCGACGGTCGTGATCGGCTCGCTCGTCGTGCTCGCGTGGGCCGGGCGCAGCGCGCTCGCCCGGGTCGCGATGGTGGCGGCCGCCGCCCTGTGGGTCGGGGCGGTCGGCGCCACCCGGGTTTACCTGGGCGTGCACTGGTTCAGCGACGTCGTCAGCGGCTGGCTGCTCGGCGCGGCCTGGCTGGTCGCGTGCGTGGCGGTCTGGCGGTGGTGGCGCCGGCGCACCCACCCGACAGCCGCGCCCGCCTGA
- a CDS encoding ROK family protein, which produces MDGPLTLAIDVGGSGLKATVLDPAGEMTSERIRRETPYPCTPTVLLDELTALAATQPAHDRVSVGFPGAIRRGRVREVPAFSRRGPGQDPDPELVGLWQGFELETALRERFDRPVRVANDADVQGSAVVSGQGLELVITLGTGVGCAIFFDGVLLPHMELSHGRFGEGLSIEVACGDNQREEIGKHAWRARVLDALEAFEAMVLPDHLYIGGGNAKKLDPDTLGPNRTLVPNISGLLGGIALWERTADVGPAPAPARP; this is translated from the coding sequence ATGGACGGGCCACTCACCCTCGCGATCGACGTCGGCGGCTCCGGGCTCAAGGCCACGGTGCTCGATCCCGCCGGGGAGATGACCTCCGAGCGGATCCGCCGCGAGACCCCCTACCCCTGCACGCCGACGGTGCTGCTCGACGAGCTCACCGCGCTGGCCGCCACGCAGCCCGCCCACGACCGCGTCTCGGTCGGCTTCCCCGGCGCCATCCGCCGCGGCCGCGTCCGCGAGGTGCCCGCCTTCTCCCGGCGCGGCCCCGGGCAGGACCCCGACCCCGAGCTGGTCGGCCTGTGGCAGGGCTTCGAGCTGGAGACTGCGCTGCGCGAGCGGTTCGACCGCCCGGTGCGGGTGGCCAACGACGCCGACGTCCAGGGCTCGGCCGTCGTGTCCGGGCAGGGCCTGGAGCTGGTCATCACCCTCGGCACGGGCGTCGGCTGCGCGATCTTCTTCGACGGGGTGCTGCTGCCGCACATGGAGCTCTCGCACGGGCGCTTCGGCGAGGGGCTCTCCATCGAGGTCGCGTGCGGCGACAACCAGCGCGAGGAGATCGGCAAGCACGCCTGGCGCGCCCGCGTCCTCGACGCGCTGGAGGCGTTCGAGGCGATGGTGCTGCCCGACCACCTCTACATCGGTGGGGGCAACGCCAAGAAGCTCGACCCCGACACCCTCGGCCCGAACCGCACGCTGGTCCCCAACATCTCCGGGCTCCTGGGCGGCATCGCGCTGTGGGAGCGCACGGCCGACGTCGGCCCGGCCCCGGCACCGGCCCGCCCCTGA
- a CDS encoding threonine synthase, translating to MPPYSTLTHLDCSRDGSRHDADTVQGTSPLGAPLLARYDLQRAADAVTPAGIAGRRPDLWRYHELLPVRDERHVVTLGEGMTPLLDLPRHGARLGVPGLRMKDEGLVPTGAFKARGAAVGVSRAAELGVTGIAMPTNGNAGAAWACYAARAGIDALIAMPVDAPVITRRECVVAGAELYLVDGLIGDAGRIVADAVTRRPGFQDTSTLREPYRLEGKKTMGYEIVEQLGWRCPDVILYPTGGGVGIIAIHKALLEMRELGWITGDLPRLVAVQAAGCAPIVDAFEAGLDESTPPADPRTVAFGITVPKALGDFLVLDAVRSTGGTAVAVTDDDLLAAQGALARDEGTWICPEGAACVAAVGQLRESGWLDGTEDVVVLNTGSGLIYPDTVPVDVPTLPKGARI from the coding sequence GTGCCCCCGTACTCGACGCTCACGCACCTCGACTGCTCCCGCGACGGCTCCCGCCACGACGCCGACACCGTCCAGGGCACGTCCCCGCTCGGCGCTCCCCTGCTCGCCCGTTACGACCTGCAGCGCGCCGCCGACGCCGTCACCCCGGCCGGGATCGCCGGCCGCCGACCGGACCTGTGGCGCTACCACGAGCTGCTCCCGGTGCGCGACGAGCGGCACGTCGTCACCCTCGGCGAGGGCATGACGCCGCTGCTCGACCTCCCCCGCCACGGCGCCCGCCTCGGCGTCCCCGGCCTGCGGATGAAGGACGAGGGGCTGGTGCCGACGGGCGCGTTCAAGGCCCGGGGCGCGGCCGTCGGCGTCTCGCGCGCCGCCGAGCTGGGCGTCACCGGCATCGCGATGCCGACCAACGGCAACGCCGGCGCGGCCTGGGCCTGCTACGCCGCCCGCGCCGGGATCGACGCGCTCATCGCCATGCCCGTGGACGCCCCGGTGATCACGCGGCGCGAGTGCGTGGTCGCGGGCGCCGAGCTCTACCTCGTCGACGGCCTCATCGGCGACGCCGGGAGGATCGTCGCCGACGCCGTCACCCGCCGCCCCGGCTTCCAGGACACCTCGACGCTGCGCGAGCCCTACCGCCTCGAGGGCAAGAAGACGATGGGCTACGAGATCGTCGAGCAGCTCGGCTGGCGCTGCCCCGACGTGATCCTCTACCCCACCGGCGGCGGCGTCGGGATCATCGCGATCCACAAGGCCCTGCTCGAGATGCGCGAGCTCGGCTGGATCACCGGCGACCTCCCCCGGCTCGTCGCCGTGCAGGCCGCGGGCTGCGCGCCCATCGTCGACGCCTTCGAGGCCGGCCTCGACGAGAGCACCCCGCCCGCGGACCCGCGCACCGTCGCCTTCGGGATCACCGTGCCGAAGGCGCTGGGCGACTTCCTCGTCCTCGACGCCGTGCGCTCCACCGGCGGCACCGCGGTCGCCGTCACCGACGACGACCTGCTCGCCGCCCAGGGCGCGCTCGCCCGCGACGAGGGCACGTGGATCTGCCCCGAGGGCGCGGCGTGCGTGGCCGCGGTCGGGCAGCTGCGCGAGTCGGGATGGCTCGACGGCACCGAGGACGTCGTCGTGCTCAACACCGGCAGCGGGCTGATCTACCCCGACACCGTGCCCGTCGACGTCCCCACGCTCCCGAAGGGAGCCCGGATCTAG
- the pgi gene encoding glucose-6-phosphate isomerase, with amino-acid sequence MDIAATPEWAALTEHHAAVSGLHLRELFDADPERAAALTTTGADLVLDWSKNRVTRDTLPLLAALARAAGLPERTDAMFAGEHINTSEDRAVLHTALRAPRATALAVDGQDVVDDVHAVLDRMGEFTDAVRSGAWTGHTGERIRAVVNIGIGGSDLGPVMAYEALRDYADRSIEMRFVSNIDPTDVAEATRDLDPASTLFVVSSKTFTTLETLTNARVARAWLLTGLGDDADVAKHFVAVSTNAKEATAFGIDEANMFGFWDWVGGRYSLDSAIGLSLMIAIGKERFAEFLAGMHAMDRHFRDAPLEQNLPVIAGLLGVWYVNFFGAETHAVLPYSQYLHRLPAYLQQLTMESNGKSVRGDGTPVTTATGEIYWGEPGTNGQHAFYQLIHQGTRLVPCDFIGFAEPNHVLPVDDDTDMHDLFMSNLFAQTSALAFGKTAGEIAAEGTPDDVVPHKVMPGNRPSSTILARKLTPSVLGQLIAFYEHVTFVEGTIWGIDSFDQWGVELGKVLAKQLGPTLTDASPDTSGLDSSTAALVGRYRAWRGR; translated from the coding sequence GTGGACATCGCCGCTACCCCCGAGTGGGCCGCCCTCACCGAGCACCACGCCGCCGTCTCCGGGCTGCACCTGCGTGAGCTGTTCGACGCCGACCCCGAGCGCGCCGCCGCTCTCACCACGACCGGGGCCGACCTCGTCCTGGACTGGTCGAAGAACCGCGTCACGCGCGACACGCTGCCGCTGCTGGCCGCGCTGGCGCGCGCCGCGGGGCTGCCCGAGCGCACCGACGCGATGTTCGCGGGCGAGCACATCAACACCAGCGAGGACCGTGCGGTGCTGCACACCGCCCTGCGCGCACCGCGGGCCACGGCGCTCGCCGTCGACGGCCAGGACGTCGTCGACGACGTGCACGCCGTCCTCGACCGCATGGGCGAGTTCACCGACGCCGTCCGCTCCGGGGCGTGGACCGGGCACACCGGCGAGCGCATCCGGGCCGTCGTCAACATCGGGATCGGCGGTTCCGACCTCGGTCCGGTGATGGCCTACGAGGCGCTGCGCGACTACGCCGACCGGTCGATCGAGATGCGGTTCGTCTCCAACATCGACCCCACCGACGTCGCCGAGGCCACCCGCGACCTCGACCCGGCCAGCACGCTGTTCGTCGTCTCCTCCAAGACGTTCACCACCCTGGAGACGCTGACGAACGCGCGCGTCGCCCGCGCGTGGCTGCTCACCGGCCTGGGCGACGACGCCGACGTGGCCAAGCACTTCGTCGCCGTCTCGACGAACGCCAAGGAGGCCACGGCCTTCGGCATCGACGAGGCCAACATGTTCGGCTTCTGGGACTGGGTGGGCGGGCGCTACAGCCTCGACTCCGCCATCGGCCTGTCGCTGATGATCGCGATCGGCAAGGAGCGGTTCGCGGAGTTCCTCGCCGGCATGCACGCGATGGACCGCCACTTCCGCGACGCCCCGCTCGAGCAGAACCTGCCGGTGATCGCGGGACTGCTCGGCGTCTGGTACGTCAACTTCTTCGGCGCCGAGACCCACGCCGTGCTCCCCTACAGCCAGTACCTGCACCGGCTGCCCGCCTACCTGCAGCAGCTGACGATGGAGAGCAACGGCAAGTCCGTCCGCGGCGACGGCACCCCGGTCACCACCGCCACCGGCGAGATCTACTGGGGCGAGCCGGGCACCAACGGCCAGCACGCGTTCTACCAGCTGATCCACCAGGGCACGCGGCTCGTGCCGTGCGACTTCATCGGGTTCGCCGAGCCCAACCACGTCCTCCCCGTCGACGACGACACCGACATGCACGACCTGTTCATGTCGAACCTGTTCGCGCAGACCTCCGCGCTGGCGTTCGGCAAGACCGCCGGGGAGATCGCCGCCGAGGGCACGCCGGACGACGTCGTGCCGCACAAGGTCATGCCCGGCAACCGGCCGAGCTCGACGATCCTCGCGCGCAAGCTCACCCCGTCGGTGCTGGGCCAGCTGATCGCGTTCTACGAGCACGTCACGTTCGTCGAGGGGACGATCTGGGGCATCGACTCGTTCGACCAGTGGGGCGTCGAGCTCGGCAAGGTCCTGGCCAAGCAGCTCGGGCCGACGCTGACCGACGCCTCCCCCGACACCTCGGGGCTCGACTCCTCCACCGCGGCCCTCGTGGGCCGCTACCGCGCCTGGCGCGGCCGCTGA
- a CDS encoding pyridoxamine 5'-phosphate oxidase family protein → MSRFAQLAFTGTVREVQAEQGSATAMARMLGPADAGPDALGPSEAAFLAERDGVYLATVGETGWPYVQHRGGPPGFLHVLDEHTLGFVDVRGNRQYVSAGNLRHDDRVAVFAMDYAGQRRLKLLGRAEVVALDADPELTARLSDVAADGTPERVVLIHVEGVQRNCPQHITPRWSEAELVDALAPMRERIAQLEAEVARLR, encoded by the coding sequence ATGAGTCGATTCGCGCAGCTGGCGTTCACCGGTACCGTCCGCGAGGTCCAGGCGGAGCAGGGCAGCGCCACCGCCATGGCGCGGATGCTCGGGCCGGCCGACGCCGGGCCCGACGCGCTCGGCCCGTCGGAGGCGGCGTTCCTGGCCGAGCGCGACGGCGTCTACCTCGCGACGGTCGGCGAGACCGGCTGGCCCTACGTCCAGCACCGCGGCGGCCCGCCCGGGTTCCTGCACGTCCTCGACGAGCACACGCTCGGCTTCGTCGACGTCCGCGGCAACCGCCAGTACGTCTCGGCCGGCAACCTGCGCCACGACGACCGCGTCGCCGTCTTCGCCATGGACTACGCGGGGCAGCGGCGGCTCAAGCTGCTCGGGCGCGCGGAGGTCGTCGCCCTGGACGCCGACCCGGAGCTGACCGCGCGCCTGTCGGACGTCGCCGCCGACGGCACGCCCGAGCGGGTCGTGCTGATCCACGTGGAGGGCGTGCAGCGCAACTGCCCCCAGCACATCACCCCGCGGTGGTCGGAGGCCGAGCTGGTCGACGCGCTGGCCCCGATGCGGGAGCGGATCGCGCAGCTGGAGGCGGAGGTGGCGCGGCTGCGCTGA